Proteins found in one Oncorhynchus mykiss isolate Arlee chromosome 3, USDA_OmykA_1.1, whole genome shotgun sequence genomic segment:
- the LOC110516307 gene encoding 26S proteasome regulatory subunit 6B: MEDIGVTVEKIQDEVPAMLNSRPQTGLSFLAPEPEDLEDLYSRYKKLQQELEFLEVQEEYIKDEQKNLKKEFLHAQEEVKRIQSIPLVIGQFLEAVDQNTAIVGSTTGSNYYVRILSTIDRELLKPNASVALHKHSNALVDVLPPEADSSIMMLTSDQKPDVMYADIGGMDIQKQEVREAVELPLTHFELYKQIGIDPPRGVLMYGPPGCGKTMLAKAVAHHTTAAFIRVVGSEFVQKYLGEGPRMVRDVFRLAKENAPAIIFIDEIDAIATKRFDAQTGADREVQRILLELLNQMDGFDQTVNVKVIMATNRADTLDPALLRPGRLDRKIEFPLPDRRQKRLVFSTITSKMNLSEEVDLEDYVARPDKISGADINSICQEAGMLAVRENRYIVLAKDFEKAYKTVIKKDEQEHEFYK; encoded by the exons ATGGAGGACATTGGAGTAACTGTTGAAAAAATTCAG GACGAAGTGCCTGCCATGCTGAACTCACGACCCCAGACGGGGCTTTCTTTCCTGGCCCCAGAACCAGAAGATCTTGAAGACCTTTACAGCAGATACAAG AAGCTGCAGCAGGAGCTGGAGTTTCTGGAGGTGCAGGAGGAATACATCAAAGATGAACAGAAGAACCTGAAGAAGGAGTTCCTCCACGCCCAGGAGGAGGTGAAGAGGATACAGAGTATCCCCCTCGTCATCGGCCAGTTCCTGGAGGCTGTGGACCAAAACACAGCCATCGTGGGCTCCACCACAG GCTCAAACTACTATGTGCGTATCCTAAGCACCATCGACAGAGAGCTGCTGAAGCCCAATGCGTCGGTGGCCCTGCACAAGCACAGCAATGCCCTGGTGGACGTGCTCCCCCCAGAGGCTGACAGCAGCATCATGATGCTCACATCag ACCAAAAGCCGGATGTGATGTATGCTGACATCGGAGGGATGGATATCCAGAAGCAGGAAGTGAGGGAAGCAGTGGAGCTTCCACTCACACACTTTGAACTCTACAAACAGATTGGCATTGACCCGCCCAGGGGGGTTCTGATGTATGGGCCTCCTGGCTGTGGGAAGACCATGCTGGCCAAGGCTGTGGCTCACCACACTACAG cggCGTTCATCCGTGTGGTAGGCTCTGAGTTTGTGCAGAAGTACCTGGGTGAGGGCCCCCGCATGGTGCGTGACGTCTTCCGGCTGGCCAAGGAAAACGCCCCCGCCATCATCTTCATTGATGAGATCGATGCCATCGCTACCAAGCGTTTTGACGCACAGACTGGAG CTGACAGGGAGGTGCAGAGGATTCTGCTGGAGCTTCTCAACCAAATGGACGGCTTTGACCAGACCGTCAACGTCAAG GTGATCATGGCCACCAACAGGGCCGACACCCTGGACCCCGCCCTCCTGCGTCCGGGACGTCTGGACAGAAAGATTGAGTTCCCCCTACCTGACCGCCGACAGAAACGCCTGGTCTTCTCCACCATCACCAGCAAGATGAACCTCTCTGAGGAGGTGGACCTGGAGGACT ATGTGGCCAGACCAGACAAGATCTCCGGAGCAGACATCAACTCTATCTGCCAGGAG